The following proteins are co-located in the Rippkaea orientalis PCC 8801 genome:
- a CDS encoding type II toxin-antitoxin system HicB family antitoxin: MKFKVIVHTAEEGGYWAEVPALPGCITEGDTWEELIVNLQDAIQGWLEVANNISTQESEDKIIEITV, translated from the coding sequence ATGAAATTTAAAGTAATTGTTCACACCGCAGAAGAAGGGGGATATTGGGCAGAAGTTCCCGCATTACCAGGGTGTATTACTGAAGGGGATACCTGGGAAGAATTAATAGTTAATTTACAAGATGCTATTCAAGGATGGTTAGAAGTTGCTAATAATATTTCTACTCAAGAATCAGAAGATAAAATCATTGAAATAACAGTATGA
- a CDS encoding FkbM family methyltransferase, with translation MNNFKEWLKIRLSRALAPEIDQQLGVNQKLEEVRLYGIAPWYQENFWEPTVQLALRDLCRPGDIVFDVGANFGGLTTVMSRMVGPRGVVCAFEASPRIVDKCQRNLVLSGCNNVQLFHAAVYYKSYSTVPIYLGSHLNDSIYTNSEQENAAYQVSTIALDDFVEHTGLVPNFVKMDIEGAEFDAIKGMTKTINSAKPHLILETQPDDTNCLDFLREAGYIAIDLNTYKVIETPQDYPQGVGIRNNLYIHRDRLSEVAYNPPFNFREVATVNTSDFQKKNDGSIALKTPLILDRGRYLIDVDFTAQGTNNDLTCGVSIGEKVIFRYHAYSNLLASSYRDWVIHLSETSKVSLYFNFLNGTSDETLSIKGAKITEITNFQDLPTNLYV, from the coding sequence ATGAATAACTTTAAAGAATGGCTAAAAATTCGGTTAAGTCGAGCCTTAGCTCCCGAAATTGATCAACAATTAGGGGTCAATCAAAAACTAGAGGAAGTTAGGCTCTATGGGATTGCTCCTTGGTATCAAGAAAACTTCTGGGAACCAACGGTTCAACTAGCACTGCGAGATCTTTGCCGTCCAGGTGATATCGTCTTTGATGTTGGAGCCAATTTTGGGGGATTAACCACCGTTATGTCCCGCATGGTAGGACCTAGAGGTGTCGTTTGTGCCTTTGAAGCAAGTCCCCGAATTGTCGATAAATGTCAGCGCAATTTAGTCCTTAGTGGTTGTAATAATGTACAGCTTTTCCATGCTGCCGTTTATTACAAATCCTACTCAACAGTTCCGATTTATTTAGGCAGTCATCTTAATGACAGTATTTATACCAATTCTGAGCAAGAAAATGCTGCTTATCAAGTTTCAACCATTGCCTTAGATGATTTCGTTGAGCATACTGGTTTAGTCCCTAACTTCGTCAAAATGGACATCGAAGGAGCCGAATTTGATGCTATTAAAGGCATGACAAAAACCATCAACTCTGCTAAACCTCACTTAATTTTAGAAACCCAACCCGATGATACAAATTGTCTCGATTTTTTACGGGAAGCTGGCTATATTGCTATTGATTTAAACACCTACAAAGTTATCGAAACTCCTCAAGATTATCCTCAAGGAGTAGGAATACGGAACAATCTTTATATTCATCGAGATCGCTTGTCTGAAGTTGCTTACAATCCTCCTTTTAATTTTAGAGAAGTTGCTACTGTAAATACCTCTGATTTTCAGAAAAAAAATGACGGGTCAATAGCTCTAAAAACTCCCTTAATTCTTGACAGAGGAAGATACTTAATCGACGTTGATTTTACTGCTCAAGGAACCAATAATGACCTAACTTGTGGGGTTAGCATCGGTGAAAAAGTGATTTTTCGATATCATGCCTATAGTAACTTACTCGCCTCTAGTTACCGTGATTGGGTGATTCACCTTTCTGAAACCTCAAAAGTTAGTTTATACTTTAACTTTCTCAATGGAACTTCCGATGAAACGCTGTCAATAAAAGGAGCAAAAATTACTGAAATAACAAATTTCCAAGATTTACCCACTAACCTTTATGTCTAG
- a CDS encoding ArnT family glycosyltransferase, producing the protein MIKNLKIQNYSQVYLLVILIFALLVRVIFLGTIPNGFFTDEASYAYDSYSILHTLRDQYGKFLPWYFKSANDYREGLYMYLMIPFIKIFGLNPFGARITSAVIGTLTVFVLYHLAKEIFNQKVGLLSALFLAITPWHIHFSRITFRANLVPLLFCLSLLFFVKSFKEPKWLILSSPLFGISIYTYNSARVFVPLFLLGLVIIYRKHLWNNKQISIISLLLFLIIFIPQLIYQISPEGMARADAVGLQSNLGEILKNYWSYFSPEFLFIKGDPVPRHTIDKMGHLYSFQIILLILGIIGLITHQVQTKAILFLWLFLYPIPAALVSPSSAVRTLAGIPVFAMISAYGITTLLDWIKGKLKATLIFAIILIIFANITIYLHRYVTEYPRWNNIVWLTTLDKVIHYADSSPYQCLIYSSNAYGKYAYIMIPFYTKFPPAEYQKLGIDVVEDKLDMGRWKVVDLEKSANLNTDCLYLLYRERNVPREQDKDTRILEQKGYTEKIIYSPTDLNNYSYYRLVEIEKKN; encoded by the coding sequence ATGATTAAAAATCTTAAAATCCAAAATTATAGTCAAGTTTATCTGCTAGTAATTTTAATATTTGCTTTGCTCGTTCGCGTTATCTTTTTGGGAACTATTCCTAATGGCTTCTTTACGGATGAAGCATCCTATGCTTACGATTCCTATTCTATTCTCCACACTTTGCGAGATCAATACGGAAAGTTTTTACCATGGTATTTTAAGTCAGCTAATGACTATCGTGAGGGATTATATATGTACCTCATGATCCCCTTTATTAAAATTTTTGGATTGAATCCTTTTGGTGCCAGAATAACTTCCGCCGTTATCGGAACTTTAACGGTTTTTGTTCTCTATCATCTAGCTAAAGAAATCTTTAATCAAAAAGTTGGTTTATTATCGGCTTTATTTTTAGCGATTACTCCTTGGCATATTCATTTTAGTCGAATTACGTTTAGAGCTAATTTAGTTCCCCTATTATTTTGCTTAAGTTTACTCTTTTTTGTTAAAAGTTTTAAGGAACCTAAATGGTTAATTTTATCAAGTCCTTTATTTGGAATAAGTATTTATACTTATAATTCTGCGAGGGTATTTGTTCCCCTTTTCTTATTAGGATTAGTGATTATCTATAGAAAGCATCTTTGGAACAACAAGCAAATATCAATTATCTCACTTTTGTTATTTCTCATTATTTTTATCCCTCAGTTAATCTATCAGATTTCTCCTGAAGGTATGGCGAGAGCAGATGCGGTAGGACTTCAAAGTAATCTTGGAGAAATTCTCAAAAATTACTGGTCTTACTTTAGTCCAGAATTTTTATTTATTAAAGGTGATCCTGTTCCTCGCCACACCATTGATAAAATGGGACACCTCTATAGTTTTCAAATAATACTTTTAATCTTAGGAATTATTGGATTAATTACACATCAAGTTCAAACCAAAGCCATTCTATTTCTGTGGTTATTTCTGTATCCAATTCCTGCCGCTTTGGTTTCTCCCTCTAGTGCCGTTAGAACCTTAGCAGGAATCCCTGTGTTTGCTATGATCTCTGCCTATGGTATTACAACCCTTCTTGATTGGATTAAGGGTAAACTAAAAGCAACCTTAATTTTTGCCATTATCTTAATTATTTTTGCCAATATAACTATCTATCTACATCGCTATGTAACTGAATATCCTCGCTGGAATAATATTGTTTGGTTAACTACTTTAGATAAAGTGATTCACTATGCAGATAGTAGTCCTTATCAATGCCTTATTTACAGCAGTAACGCTTATGGAAAATACGCTTATATTATGATTCCATTTTATACTAAATTTCCTCCAGCAGAATATCAAAAACTAGGCATTGATGTTGTTGAAGATAAATTAGATATGGGGAGGTGGAAAGTTGTCGATTTAGAAAAATCAGCAAACTTAAATACTGATTGTTTGTATCTTTTATATCGTGAGCGAAATGTGCCAAGAGAACAAGACAAAGATACACGAATATTAGAACAAAAAGGCTATACTGAAAAAATCATTTATTCACCCACTGACTTGAATAATTATTCCTACTATCGCTTGGTTGAAATTGAGAAAAAAAATTAA
- a CDS encoding IMS domain-containing protein, with protein MRIPLDYYKILGIFPQVTDEQLEHAYRDRSLQLPRREYSEAAIAARKQLLTQAHDVLSNSAKRTAYEALFLEDILPKDSNLAPESSSETTDRPQEDFPHPGTSTLDIAPEQLVGALMILQELGEYELVIKLGEPHLLSFPSLTLFNSPEDQLSSTRADIILTLALAKLELSREQWQLEEYEQAATLGSQALELLQKNSLFPGLQTEICHELNKLRPYRILQLLAQPENNKSDRQRGQHLLQEMLQERQGIDGLGNDHSGLDIDDFLRFIQQLRHYLTAEEQQELFLAEAHRPSAVAAYLAVYALIAQGFAQKQPALLLEAQTMLSGLAKRQDVSLEQGICALLLGQTQAASQILESCQDTEALALIREHSQGSPDLLPGLCWYGEYWLKIEVLAHFRDLRQYSVSLADYFAEEEVQTYLEQLSGEPQEILLEEQQQRGVTMTRSVSRRNHSLQEQGTVHRRRVPLARSHQVEPQLLASGGGGVAAIATSVPTPVAPHRRRFRDQSTRPSRTNRDRRLNNTRTYPNPQEKPPIPVGSPAPSEGVQLEPVPSGLSKRKKQQRPTTFKPRPWFVWIAVFAALGMVGLSVKWIQYSMSPLAALEEEQLVLNLAQPPIQIPSEQSPLTTKEGLLSPQGAKQVIQLWLSSKSQAFGSNHEIESLNQILGTSLLALWKDRAQKLKENRNYWQYTHDFKIESLKTTKNSPKTAIVKAKVTERAKFYEKGQLNSGRSYDDQLRVEYQLTHQGDSWLIESIRVIN; from the coding sequence GTGCGCATCCCCCTTGATTACTATAAAATTTTGGGAATTTTTCCCCAAGTAACAGATGAGCAGTTAGAGCACGCTTATCGAGATCGTAGTCTTCAATTACCTCGTCGAGAGTATAGTGAAGCAGCGATCGCGGCTCGCAAACAACTGCTCACCCAAGCCCATGACGTTTTATCAAATTCAGCGAAAAGAACCGCATACGAGGCCTTATTTTTAGAAGATATTTTGCCTAAGGACTCAAACTTAGCCCCAGAATCTTCCTCAGAAACCACGGATAGACCCCAAGAAGATTTCCCCCACCCAGGAACCTCAACCCTAGACATTGCCCCTGAGCAATTAGTGGGGGCTTTGATGATTCTTCAGGAGTTAGGCGAATACGAATTGGTGATTAAATTGGGGGAACCTCATTTGTTGAGTTTTCCCTCACTAACCCTTTTCAATAGCCCAGAAGACCAATTATCTTCCACTCGTGCTGACATCATTCTGACCCTAGCCTTAGCTAAGCTAGAACTCAGTCGAGAACAATGGCAACTCGAAGAATACGAGCAAGCTGCTACTTTAGGAAGCCAAGCACTAGAGCTATTGCAAAAAAATTCCCTATTTCCCGGCTTACAAACCGAAATTTGCCATGAATTGAACAAGCTTCGCCCCTACCGCATTCTCCAATTATTAGCCCAACCCGAGAACAACAAAAGCGATCGCCAGCGAGGCCAACACCTGCTTCAAGAAATGTTACAAGAAAGGCAAGGCATTGATGGCTTAGGAAATGATCACTCAGGCTTAGATATTGATGATTTTTTGCGGTTTATCCAGCAACTTCGCCACTATTTAACCGCCGAAGAACAACAAGAACTTTTTTTAGCTGAAGCACACCGTCCCTCGGCCGTTGCTGCCTATCTAGCCGTTTATGCCTTAATAGCCCAAGGCTTTGCCCAGAAACAGCCCGCCTTACTCCTAGAAGCCCAAACCATGCTCAGTGGACTGGCCAAACGACAAGATGTTTCCCTAGAACAAGGCATTTGTGCGTTATTATTAGGACAAACTCAGGCCGCGAGTCAAATTCTCGAAAGCTGTCAAGACACTGAAGCGTTAGCCTTGATCCGAGAACACTCTCAAGGATCACCCGATCTCCTACCTGGGTTATGCTGGTATGGAGAATACTGGCTAAAAATAGAAGTATTGGCTCATTTTCGGGATTTACGCCAATATTCAGTTTCTTTAGCCGACTATTTTGCGGAAGAGGAAGTTCAGACCTATCTAGAACAGTTATCTGGCGAGCCTCAAGAAATTCTGCTTGAGGAGCAACAACAAAGAGGAGTGACGATGACGAGATCAGTTTCTCGACGTAACCACAGTTTACAAGAACAAGGAACCGTCCATAGACGGCGAGTCCCCTTAGCTCGTTCTCACCAAGTTGAACCCCAGTTATTGGCCAGTGGGGGGGGCGGTGTAGCAGCGATCGCTACAAGCGTTCCGACTCCTGTGGCTCCCCATCGTCGGCGTTTTCGAGATCAGTCCACTAGACCCTCTAGAACCAACCGAGATAGGAGACTGAACAATACTCGAACCTATCCTAACCCCCAGGAGAAACCTCCCATCCCAGTGGGTTCACCAGCCCCCTCAGAAGGTGTTCAACTAGAGCCAGTTCCCTCTGGTTTATCCAAGCGCAAAAAACAACAACGCCCAACAACTTTTAAACCTCGGCCTTGGTTCGTTTGGATCGCCGTATTCGCTGCTTTGGGGATGGTAGGATTATCCGTTAAGTGGATTCAATATTCTATGTCCCCCTTAGCGGCTTTAGAAGAAGAACAATTGGTTCTGAACTTGGCTCAGCCTCCGATTCAAATTCCCTCAGAGCAATCTCCCCTAACGACGAAAGAAGGTCTGTTGAGTCCACAAGGGGCGAAACAGGTGATTCAACTGTGGTTGTCGAGCAAATCTCAAGCCTTTGGTTCTAATCATGAAATTGAATCATTAAACCAAATTTTAGGGACTTCTCTATTAGCTCTTTGGAAAGATCGGGCGCAAAAGTTGAAAGAAAATAGAAATTATTGGCAATATACTCATGATTTTAAGATAGAATCTCTGAAAACTACTAAAAACAGCCCTAAAACAGCCATTGTCAAGGCTAAAGTCACAGAAAGAGCCAAATTCTATGAGAAAGGTCAACTCAATTCAGGTCGCTCCTACGACGATCAGCTACGGGTGGAATATCAGTTAACCCATCAAGGGGATAGCTGGCTCATTGAGTCTATTCGAGTCATTAATTAA
- the acpP gene encoding acyl carrier protein: MSTLSKVQEIVAEQLGVEKDKVQPEAKFAEDLGADSLDTVELVMALEEAFDIEIPDEEAEKLETVQAAIDYIEKLENQ, translated from the coding sequence ATGTCAACCTTGAGCAAAGTTCAGGAAATCGTAGCCGAGCAACTCGGAGTCGAAAAAGACAAAGTTCAACCAGAAGCCAAATTTGCCGAAGATTTAGGGGCAGACTCCCTAGACACGGTGGAACTGGTTATGGCTTTAGAAGAAGCATTTGATATTGAAATTCCTGATGAGGAAGCCGAAAAACTCGAGACAGTACAGGCTGCCATCGATTATATCGAGAAACTAGAGAACCAGTAG
- a CDS encoding DUF433 domain-containing protein, producing the protein MSDLLERITINPKQCGGRPCIRGMRIRVSDVLDLLASGLSTEEILAEMPDLEKEDLQAVFIYASRKLNHPVLLV; encoded by the coding sequence ATGTCTGATTTATTAGAAAGAATTACGATTAATCCTAAACAATGTGGAGGTCGTCCTTGTATTCGAGGGATGAGAATTAGGGTTTCAGATGTATTAGATTTGTTGGCATCTGGACTCTCTACTGAGGAAATTTTAGCAGAAATGCCTGATCTTGAGAAAGAAGATTTACAAGCAGTATTTATTTATGCTTCTCGTAAACTCAATCATCCAGTATTATTAGTATGA
- the fabF gene encoding beta-ketoacyl-ACP synthase II, translating into MTNSQLKRVVVTGLGAITPLGNTLNEYWEGLASGRNGIDFITHFDASQHRCRFAGEVKGFDPLDYVDRKEAQRMDRFAQFGVAASLQTIADAQLVINELNADLVGVIIGTGIGGLKILEEQQEIYLNRGPSRCSPFMIPMMIANMAAGLTAIHTGAKGPNSCTVTACAAGSHAIGDAFRLVQRGYAKAMICGGTEAAITPLGVGGFAAARALSTRNDDPKTASRPFDKDRDGFVMGEGAGVLLLEELEHALDRGAKIYAEMVGYGMTCDAYHMTAPVPDGRGATRAMELALADGGIPPEQVSYINAHGTSTEANDVTETRAIKKALGEHAYNIVISSTKSMTGHLLGGSGGIEAVATALAIANDRVPPTINLANPDPQCDLDYVPKTSRPLEIDVALSNSFGFGGHNVTLAFRKYR; encoded by the coding sequence ATGACGAATTCACAATTAAAGCGCGTTGTCGTAACGGGTTTAGGTGCCATCACTCCCCTAGGGAATACCCTAAATGAATACTGGGAAGGATTGGCCAGTGGACGTAATGGCATTGATTTCATTACCCATTTTGATGCGTCCCAACATCGCTGCCGTTTTGCTGGAGAAGTCAAGGGATTCGATCCCTTGGACTATGTAGACCGCAAAGAAGCCCAAAGGATGGATCGTTTTGCTCAATTTGGAGTAGCAGCTAGTTTACAAACCATCGCTGATGCTCAGTTGGTGATTAACGAGCTTAATGCTGACTTGGTGGGAGTGATCATTGGCACGGGGATTGGTGGACTTAAGATACTTGAAGAACAACAAGAAATCTATCTCAATCGCGGTCCGAGTCGTTGTAGTCCTTTTATGATCCCGATGATGATTGCTAATATGGCAGCCGGACTGACGGCGATTCATACGGGAGCCAAGGGACCTAATAGCTGTACGGTGACGGCTTGTGCGGCGGGTTCCCATGCCATTGGGGATGCTTTTCGCTTGGTGCAACGGGGCTACGCTAAAGCCATGATCTGTGGTGGAACCGAAGCAGCCATCACCCCTCTGGGGGTAGGTGGATTTGCCGCCGCTAGAGCACTATCGACTCGTAATGATGATCCTAAGACCGCGAGTCGTCCTTTTGATAAGGATCGTGATGGCTTTGTCATGGGAGAAGGAGCGGGAGTCCTACTCCTTGAAGAACTTGAACACGCCCTCGATCGCGGAGCCAAAATTTATGCCGAGATGGTGGGATATGGGATGACCTGTGATGCCTACCACATGACGGCTCCGGTTCCCGATGGTCGGGGGGCAACTCGCGCCATGGAATTAGCCCTGGCTGATGGAGGAATCCCCCCCGAACAAGTTAGTTATATTAATGCTCATGGAACCAGCACTGAAGCCAATGATGTGACGGAAACTCGGGCTATTAAGAAAGCTTTAGGAGAACACGCCTATAACATCGTGATTAGTTCCACAAAATCCATGACGGGTCATCTCTTAGGGGGATCTGGCGGCATCGAAGCGGTGGCAACGGCCTTGGCGATCGCTAATGATCGCGTTCCCCCAACGATTAATTTAGCTAACCCTGATCCCCAATGCGATCTAGATTATGTCCCTAAAACCAGTCGTCCTCTGGAGATAGATGTCGCTTTATCTAATTCCTTTGGATTTGGGGGGCATAATGTCACGTTAGCCTTTAGAAAATATCGTTAA
- the leuS gene encoding leucine--tRNA ligase, which yields MESQYNAAAIEQKWQQDWVKQGLDKTPENSNKPKFYALSMFPYPSGNLHMGHVRNYVITDVIARLKRLQGYRVLHPMGWDAFGLPAENAAIDRGIPPAEWTYKNMSQMKQQLQTLGLSIDWEREVATCAPEYYKWTQWLFLQLYQAGLAYQKEAAVNWDPIDQTVLANEQVDSEGYSWRSGAKVERKLLRQWFLKITDYAEQLLTDLDKLPGWPDRVKLMQENWIGKSVGAYLEFPIKGSEEKIAVFTTRPDTVYGVTYVVLAPEHPLTLKVTTPEQKAAVDAFIEEVSNESEIERTAEDKPKRGILTGGTAINPFNGQEIPILIADYVLYEYGTGAVMGVPAHDTRDFKFAKEKQLPIKVVIIPENSDNTNPPLTEAYTDPGIMVNSGIFDGIQSTEGKTAIIEYAEKEGYGKARIQYRLRDWLISRQRYWGCPIPVVHCPSCGTVAVPDADLPVKLPENVEFTGRDASPLAKLEDWINVPCPSCGEPAKRETDTMDTFIDSSWYYLRYTDANNNQEAFNLEKANDWMAIDQYVGGIEHAILHLLYSRFFTKALRDRGLVNIDEPFKRLLTQGMVQGLTYKNPQTGKYVPSENVIFQDDHYRDKETGEILSFFYEKMSKSKYNGVDPKQVLGKYGADTARMFILFKAPPEKDLEWDDADVEGQFRFLNRVWRLVANYLENKPKTVKKASELTKEDKDLRRAIHTAIKEISEDLEGDYQFNTAVSELMKLSNALTDAKCLESGVYQEGIETLLILLAPFAPHIAEELWHNLGYEKSIHLQSWPTVNPDALVVDEITLVIQIMGKTRGTIQVSATATKDELEKLARESEVGQRYLDGQDVKKVIVVPGKLVNFVIAK from the coding sequence GTGGAGTCCCAATATAACGCAGCAGCGATCGAACAAAAATGGCAACAAGACTGGGTGAAGCAAGGGTTAGATAAGACCCCAGAAAACAGCAATAAACCCAAATTTTACGCATTATCGATGTTTCCCTACCCTTCAGGAAACCTACACATGGGTCATGTTCGCAACTATGTCATTACTGATGTTATCGCGCGTCTCAAGCGTCTGCAAGGGTATCGTGTCTTGCATCCGATGGGATGGGATGCGTTTGGACTTCCGGCCGAAAATGCAGCGATAGATCGCGGTATTCCCCCCGCAGAATGGACGTACAAAAATATGTCCCAAATGAAGCAACAATTGCAAACCTTGGGACTGTCTATTGACTGGGAGAGAGAAGTCGCTACCTGTGCCCCTGAGTATTATAAATGGACACAGTGGCTCTTTTTGCAATTATATCAGGCAGGATTAGCCTATCAGAAAGAAGCGGCTGTTAATTGGGACCCCATCGATCAAACCGTCTTAGCGAACGAACAGGTAGACAGCGAGGGCTATTCCTGGCGATCGGGTGCTAAAGTAGAAAGGAAGCTATTACGGCAGTGGTTTCTCAAAATTACCGACTATGCAGAACAATTATTAACCGATCTCGATAAATTACCGGGATGGCCTGACCGTGTTAAATTAATGCAGGAAAATTGGATCGGGAAGTCGGTGGGTGCATACCTAGAATTTCCCATCAAAGGAAGTGAGGAGAAGATAGCCGTCTTTACTACCCGTCCCGATACGGTTTATGGGGTAACTTACGTTGTTTTGGCACCAGAACACCCCTTAACCCTAAAAGTTACGACTCCTGAACAAAAAGCAGCAGTAGACGCATTCATCGAAGAGGTGTCTAATGAAAGCGAAATTGAACGAACCGCAGAGGATAAACCCAAACGGGGGATATTAACGGGGGGAACGGCTATAAATCCCTTTAATGGTCAAGAAATCCCTATTTTAATCGCAGATTACGTCCTCTATGAATATGGTACGGGGGCGGTCATGGGAGTCCCTGCCCACGATACCCGTGACTTTAAATTTGCCAAAGAAAAGCAATTACCCATCAAAGTCGTCATTATTCCCGAAAATTCCGACAATACCAACCCTCCGTTAACGGAAGCCTATACCGACCCTGGAATTATGGTTAATTCGGGGATATTTGACGGAATACAGTCAACAGAAGGCAAAACCGCTATTATTGAGTATGCAGAAAAAGAAGGCTATGGTAAGGCTAGGATACAGTATCGTCTGCGAGATTGGTTGATTTCTCGTCAGCGTTATTGGGGGTGTCCTATTCCGGTGGTGCATTGTCCCAGTTGCGGGACTGTTGCCGTTCCTGATGCAGATTTACCTGTAAAATTGCCAGAAAATGTTGAATTTACGGGACGAGATGCGTCTCCTTTGGCAAAATTGGAAGATTGGATCAATGTACCCTGTCCCAGTTGTGGAGAACCTGCGAAACGGGAAACCGATACAATGGACACTTTTATTGACTCGTCTTGGTATTATTTACGCTATACCGATGCTAACAATAACCAGGAAGCTTTTAACTTAGAAAAAGCTAATGATTGGATGGCAATTGATCAGTATGTTGGAGGTATTGAACACGCTATTTTACACCTGTTATATTCGCGTTTCTTTACTAAAGCATTGCGAGACAGAGGGTTAGTTAATATTGACGAACCGTTTAAGCGTCTTTTAACTCAGGGAATGGTTCAAGGGTTGACTTACAAAAATCCTCAAACGGGTAAATATGTCCCGTCAGAAAATGTTATTTTTCAAGACGATCATTACCGCGATAAAGAAACGGGAGAAATTCTCTCTTTCTTCTACGAAAAGATGTCTAAATCTAAATATAATGGGGTTGATCCCAAACAAGTTTTAGGCAAATATGGGGCAGATACTGCGAGAATGTTTATCCTGTTTAAAGCACCCCCAGAAAAAGATTTAGAATGGGATGATGCGGATGTAGAAGGACAATTTCGCTTCTTAAATCGGGTTTGGCGGTTAGTGGCTAATTATCTGGAAAATAAACCCAAAACGGTTAAGAAAGCAAGCGAATTAACCAAGGAGGACAAAGATTTAAGACGTGCCATTCATACCGCTATTAAAGAGATTTCCGAAGACTTGGAAGGAGACTATCAATTTAATACGGCTGTCTCAGAATTGATGAAGTTAAGTAATGCGCTAACGGACGCTAAATGTTTAGAGTCTGGGGTGTATCAAGAAGGGATAGAAACCCTATTGATTTTATTAGCACCTTTTGCTCCCCATATTGCTGAGGAATTATGGCATAATTTGGGTTATGAAAAGTCGATTCATCTGCAAAGTTGGCCAACGGTTAATCCTGATGCTTTAGTTGTTGATGAAATTACCCTAGTGATTCAAATTATGGGTAAAACACGGGGAACTATTCAAGTATCAGCAACTGCAACTAAAGATGAACTGGAAAAATTAGCCCGCGAGTCGGAAGTCGGACAACGTTATTTAGACGGACAAGACGTTAAAAAAGTCATCGTTGTCCCTGGAAAATTAGTTAACTTTGTCATTGCTAAATAA
- the rpsU gene encoding 30S ribosomal protein S21 — protein MTQVVVGQNEPIESALRRFKRQVAKAGIYTDYKKHQFFETPQEKRKRKEATRRRQRSRRR, from the coding sequence ATGACCCAAGTTGTCGTCGGTCAAAACGAACCCATTGAATCTGCTTTGCGTCGGTTTAAGCGACAGGTTGCTAAAGCCGGAATCTATACAGATTATAAAAAGCATCAATTCTTTGAAACGCCCCAAGAGAAACGGAAGCGTAAAGAAGCAACTCGCAGAAGACAGCGATCGCGCCGTCGTTAG
- a CDS encoding DUF3226 domain-containing protein — MLFQAHKILTEIEELEINYYAIQDRSKAFIHTWLAWQKKPGIPMGQAITANVLNCDNAIAQNFIN, encoded by the coding sequence ATGCTATTTCAAGCTCATAAAATTTTAACTGAAATTGAAGAATTAGAAATTAATTATTATGCCATACAAGATCGATCTAAAGCATTCATTCATACTTGGTTAGCATGGCAAAAAAAGCCAGGGATACCGATGGGACAAGCAATAACTGCTAATGTTTTAAACTGTGATAACGCGATCGCACAAAATTTTATTAACTAG
- a CDS encoding type II toxin-antitoxin system HicA family toxin — MKSISGKKLCKIIEKKGWTLQRITASHHIYQKSGETKILSVPVHRNQDLKIGTLKALMKIAELTENDLL; from the coding sequence ATGAAATCTATTTCAGGGAAAAAGTTGTGTAAAATTATTGAGAAAAAAGGATGGACTTTACAAAGAATTACAGCAAGTCATCATATTTATCAGAAATCAGGAGAGACTAAAATTTTATCCGTTCCTGTTCATCGTAATCAAGATTTGAAAATAGGGACATTAAAAGCATTAATGAAAATAGCAGAACTGACTGAAAATGATTTACTATGA